A DNA window from Hordeum vulgare subsp. vulgare chromosome 1H, MorexV3_pseudomolecules_assembly, whole genome shotgun sequence contains the following coding sequences:
- the LOC123428974 gene encoding LOW QUALITY PROTEIN: transcription initiation factor IIA large subunit-like (The sequence of the model RefSeq protein was modified relative to this genomic sequence to represent the inferred CDS: deleted 2 bases in 1 codon) encodes MQTYLYSLLNSPSVSSASSSPFPLSPSCSPPRRRPPTQTLTLGTFAIMASGNVSTVYISVIDDVVAKVREDFITYGVGDAVLNELQALWEMKMLHCGAISGNIDRNRAPPASAGGAPGAGATPPVHDLNVPYEATSEEYATPTADMLFPPTPLQTPIQTPLPGIDTGMYNIPTGPSDYAPSPISDMRNGMGMNGSDPKTGRPSPYMQPPSPWMNQRPLGVDVNVAYEESREDPDRLMQPQPLTKDFLMMSSGKRKRDEYPGQLPSGSFVPQQDGCADQVAEFVGSKDNAQQVWNSILNKQESVTKTLSIKESTIPPVLPQRDGIQDDYNDQFFFPGVPTEDYNTPGESSEYRTPTPAIATPKPRNDMAGGDDDDDDDDEPPLNEDDDDDDEIDDLQDGDEEPNTQHLVLAQFDKVTRTKNRWKCTLKDGIMHLNGRDVLFNKASGEFDF; translated from the exons ATGCAAACCTATTTATATTCTCTCCTTAATTCCCCATCCGTctcgtccgcctcctcctccccgtttCCCCTCTCCCCGAGCTGCAGCCCGCCTCGCCGTCGC CCTCCCacgcaaaccctaaccctaggcaCCTTCGCCATCATGGCCAGCGGCAACGTGTCCACCGTCTACATCTCCGTCATCGACGACGTTGTCGCCAAGGTTCGTGAGGACTTCATTACCTACGGCGTTGGCGATGCCGTCCTCAACGAACTCCAGGCT CTCTGGGAAATGAAGATGCTGCACTGTGGCGCAATCTCAGGGAACATCGACCGCAACAGGGCCCCACCCGCGTCCGCTGGAGGTGCTCCTGGTGCCGGCGCGACTCCACCAGTGCACGACCTCAACGTGCCCTACGAGGCCACGTCCGAGGAGTACGCCACCCCAACCGCCGACATGCTGTTCCCACCG ACGCCGCTGCAGACCCCGATCCAGACACCACTTCCAGGGATTGATACAGGGATGTATAACATACCCACAGGGCCGTCGGACTATGCCCCATCGCCCATCAGTGACATGAGAAACGGGATGGGGATGAATGGGTCTGATCCAAAAACTGGCCGCCCAAGCCCTTACATG CAACCTCCATCACCCTGGATGAATCAGAGACCACTGGGGGTTGATGTGAATGTTG CTTATGAGGAGAGCCGTGAGGACCCAGACCGGTTGATGCAACCTCAGCCACTGACTAAG GATTTTCTGATGATGTCTTCTGGAAAACGGAAGAGGGATGAATATCCTGGTCAGCTTCCTTCTGGTTCATTTGTGCCGCAACAGGATGGTTGTGCAGACCAGGTTGCCGAATTTGTGGGGTCAAAG GATAACGCACAACAGGTGTGGAATTCCATcttgaacaagcaagaatcagtaACTAAGACACTTTCTATCAAAGAAAGCACAATACCACCAGTTCTTCCTCAACGGGACGGGATACAAGATGACTATAACGAT CAATTCTTCTTCCCAGGAGTTCCAACCGAAGACTACAATACCCCTGGGGAATCTT CCGAATATCGAACTCCAACACCTGCTATTGCAACACCAAAGCCAAGAAACGATATGGcgggcggtgatgatgatgatgatgatgatgatgaacctcCTCTtaatgaagatgacgatgacgatgacgagatAGATGACTTACAGGATGGTGATGAGGAACCTAACACGCAGCACCTTGTCCTTGCACAATTTGACAAG GTAACAAGGACAAAGAATCGCTGGAAGTGCACTTTGAAGGATGGAATCATGCATTTGAATGGCAGAGATGTTCTATTCAACAAG GCTTCAGGAGAGTTTGATTTTTGA